In one window of Streptomyces roseofulvus DNA:
- a CDS encoding NUDIX domain-containing protein, with the protein MSPRTGPLAPDGGERVDFVDPGDRVVARGSREGRAPRGLLRRYAATVCTDEAGRVLLYRRSARARAYPAHYDVLIGGAVRAGEEYRTAALRELREELGYETVSGLTEAYRHRVDDPHGAAFLAVHQWRADRAPRPDPGEIAWCGFVEPAAALGDRYTPLVPTGAEALRRLFPHASRAL; encoded by the coding sequence ATGAGCCCCCGCACCGGACCGCTCGCACCCGACGGCGGGGAACGGGTGGACTTCGTCGACCCCGGCGACCGGGTGGTCGCCCGGGGCAGCCGGGAGGGCCGTGCCCCTCGGGGGCTGCTGCGCCGGTACGCGGCGACCGTCTGCACCGACGAGGCGGGCCGGGTGCTGCTCTACCGGCGCTCCGCCCGGGCCCGCGCCTACCCCGCGCACTACGACGTCCTGATCGGCGGCGCGGTGCGCGCCGGCGAGGAGTACCGGACGGCCGCGCTGCGCGAACTGCGCGAGGAGCTCGGCTACGAGACGGTGTCCGGCCTCACCGAGGCGTACCGCCACCGGGTCGACGATCCGCACGGGGCCGCCTTCCTGGCGGTGCATCAGTGGCGGGCGGACCGCGCACCCCGGCCGGATCCGGGCGAGATCGCCTGGTGCGGGTTCGTCGAGCCCGCCGCCGCGCTCGGCGACCGGTACACGCCGCTGGTGCCGACGGGCGCGGAAGCGCTGCGGCGCCTCTTCCCCCACGCCTCGCGCGCCCTCTGA
- a CDS encoding prenyltransferase/squalene oxidase repeat-containing protein: MTSCAPPLSGASLAVPGVRRDSPGPDGRALDRARARLAARLTMAAAPDGLLRAPCDSRLLESALALRLLTTVGVDPAAQDRLVRRLKTGVDEGAPDPFQEAVARAALGEYADGATAVGRLLGGFAHFTAGRKLLTFRTVLTELGAHPHTPLDDPTAAFDAGDQQRWLITEMTALKVLHCFRAGLPGLVTEEDWWTLAPSARPGPPPYANHLARLLALLALRHSPRHAEAVRERAGEVRRWLRPDGGVPYITGLDVFATATGGLALTGAGAPAHTLVVLADALTGQQNADGGWGFDRSVAQSDVDDTAYCVEFLRTVAHRARDERPALGRAVDRGEGYLLARRNADGGLPTFERGTDSETAMTAAALHALAPRPDLGPVVAEAMRFLLDREAAGGPYERSWSLNESNALFRVVLAHDSFRAAAPPGHPALPGSARARARAVARLVSTQLPDGGWGHVPGEPADPISTAYALIALARTPATADPARRAVRYLLERQRPDGGFDSRPDQAGPRPLAYHVPILTDVCVLLGLNHAAAAGHRVVRPIEET, from the coding sequence ATGACCTCCTGCGCGCCGCCCTTAAGCGGTGCTTCCCTCGCCGTTCCCGGTGTCCGCCGCGACTCCCCCGGGCCCGACGGCCGGGCGCTCGACCGGGCCCGGGCGCGGCTGGCCGCCCGGCTGACCATGGCGGCCGCCCCGGACGGGCTGCTCCGCGCCCCCTGCGACAGCCGCCTCCTGGAGTCGGCGCTGGCCCTGCGCCTGCTCACGACGGTGGGGGTGGACCCCGCCGCCCAGGACCGCCTGGTCCGACGGCTGAAGACGGGGGTGGACGAGGGCGCACCGGATCCGTTCCAGGAGGCCGTGGCCCGCGCGGCGCTGGGCGAGTACGCGGACGGCGCCACCGCCGTGGGGCGCCTGCTCGGCGGCTTCGCCCACTTCACCGCCGGGCGCAAGCTGCTGACGTTCCGGACGGTGCTGACCGAGCTCGGCGCCCACCCCCACACGCCCCTCGACGACCCCACGGCGGCCTTCGACGCCGGTGACCAACAACGCTGGCTCATCACGGAGATGACGGCTCTCAAGGTCCTCCACTGCTTCCGGGCCGGCCTCCCCGGCCTGGTCACGGAGGAGGACTGGTGGACGCTCGCGCCCAGCGCGCGGCCCGGCCCGCCGCCGTACGCCAACCACCTCGCCCGGCTTCTCGCCCTGCTCGCCCTGCGGCACAGCCCCCGGCACGCGGAGGCGGTCCGCGAGCGGGCCGGGGAGGTGCGGCGCTGGCTGCGCCCGGACGGCGGCGTGCCGTACATCACCGGCCTGGACGTCTTCGCGACGGCCACCGGCGGCCTCGCCCTGACCGGGGCCGGGGCCCCCGCGCACACCCTGGTGGTGCTCGCCGACGCTCTGACGGGGCAGCAGAACGCCGACGGTGGCTGGGGGTTCGACCGGTCCGTCGCGCAGAGCGACGTCGACGACACCGCGTACTGCGTGGAGTTCCTCCGCACGGTGGCGCACCGCGCCAGGGACGAACGGCCCGCCCTGGGACGGGCCGTGGATCGCGGTGAGGGGTATCTGCTCGCTCGCCGGAACGCGGACGGCGGCCTGCCCACCTTCGAGAGGGGCACGGACTCGGAGACGGCGATGACCGCCGCCGCCCTCCACGCGCTCGCGCCCCGGCCCGACTTGGGGCCGGTGGTCGCGGAGGCGATGCGGTTCCTGCTCGACCGGGAGGCCGCGGGCGGCCCGTACGAGCGGAGCTGGAGCCTCAACGAGAGCAACGCCCTGTTCCGCGTCGTCCTGGCCCACGACTCCTTCCGGGCCGCGGCGCCCCCCGGCCATCCCGCGCTTCCCGGTTCCGCCCGGGCCCGGGCGCGGGCCGTCGCCCGGCTGGTCTCCACCCAGCTGCCGGACGGCGGCTGGGGGCATGTGCCCGGAGAGCCGGCCGACCCGATCAGCACGGCGTACGCGCTGATCGCGCTGGCCCGCACGCCCGCGACAGCGGACCCCGCGCGCCGCGCCGTCCGGTACCTGCTGGAGCGGCAGCGGCCCGACGGCGGCTTCGACTCCCGCCCCGATCAGGCGGGCCCGCGCCCGCTGGCGTACCACGTGCCGATCCTGACGGACGTGTGCGTGCTGCTCGGCCTCAATCACGCGGCTGCCGCCGGGCACCGCGTCGTACGTCCCATCGAGGAGACCTGA
- a CDS encoding phosphopantetheine-binding protein, with protein sequence MTFEELTLLLAELGLDTEGLTRETGREEAGLDSLLLTELALVLRKERGVPVEEEALYAAATVGDIERLVARASETV encoded by the coding sequence ATGACCTTCGAGGAACTCACCCTGCTGCTCGCCGAACTCGGTCTGGACACCGAGGGGTTGACCCGGGAGACCGGCCGCGAGGAGGCCGGGCTCGACTCCCTGCTGCTGACCGAGCTGGCGCTGGTGCTGCGCAAGGAGCGAGGTGTGCCCGTCGAGGAGGAGGCGCTGTACGCGGCGGCGACGGTCGGCGACATCGAGCGGCTGGTCGCCCGCGCCTCGGAGACGGTGTGA
- a CDS encoding cytochrome P450, with product MSSLSFGTLPAPPSPDSPAVGRLPDLLDDDVVAAWAASGAPLFELLRRAWVPGRLTGFRRGGRDAVLVTHPRHVHQVLGVGGDRFVKRTHRARPLIGDGMIGATGEEWRSQRKLLQAPFTGRGIQRWEHHIAGAARVIADRWAERARTGEPADLAEDAQFFTVDTIWRSLTDHPLDLATYGDLAGVQDIVAALPADVGGGGELPAPAAAALAALDARMHRAIADARARHTAGAAGTGLLFRLLDAAETDPRYDDRLIRDELVTLLVAGYESSARTLTWVFVQLDRHPEVAARAAGDPAVIEGVIAETLRLYPTGWLLPRQAEADEWLDGVRIPAGTDVLVCPYLTHRDPDVWPDPDAFTPDRFPPRTPPPPGAYLPFGIGPRACLGTRFAMREMEVLLGALLPRFSIAATAPAGEPVFGLNLRPDGPFLARVRARG from the coding sequence GTGAGTTCACTTTCGTTCGGCACCCTTCCCGCCCCTCCGTCCCCCGACAGCCCGGCCGTCGGCCGGCTGCCCGACCTCCTCGACGACGACGTGGTGGCCGCGTGGGCGGCGTCCGGCGCCCCGCTCTTCGAACTGCTGCGCCGCGCCTGGGTCCCCGGACGGCTCACCGGCTTCCGGCGCGGCGGGCGGGACGCGGTCCTGGTGACCCACCCGCGCCACGTCCACCAGGTCCTCGGCGTCGGCGGCGACCGCTTCGTGAAGCGGACCCATCGCGCCCGGCCGCTCATCGGGGACGGCATGATCGGCGCCACCGGGGAGGAGTGGCGCTCCCAACGGAAGTTGTTGCAGGCCCCGTTCACCGGCCGCGGGATCCAGCGCTGGGAGCACCACATCGCGGGCGCGGCGCGGGTGATCGCGGACCGCTGGGCGGAGCGGGCGCGCACCGGCGAGCCGGCGGACCTCGCCGAGGACGCCCAGTTCTTCACGGTGGACACCATCTGGCGCTCGCTCACCGACCATCCCCTCGACCTGGCGACGTACGGGGATCTGGCGGGGGTGCAGGACATCGTGGCCGCGCTCCCCGCCGACGTCGGTGGCGGCGGGGAGCTGCCGGCGCCGGCAGCGGCGGCGCTGGCCGCACTGGACGCGCGGATGCACCGGGCCATCGCGGACGCCCGCGCCCGCCACACGGCGGGGGCGGCCGGCACCGGGCTGCTGTTCCGGCTGCTCGACGCGGCGGAGACCGACCCCCGTTACGACGACCGGCTGATCCGCGACGAGCTGGTCACCCTCCTCGTCGCCGGATACGAGAGCAGCGCCCGCACGCTGACCTGGGTGTTCGTCCAGCTCGACCGCCATCCGGAGGTGGCGGCGCGGGCGGCGGGCGATCCGGCGGTGATCGAGGGCGTGATCGCGGAGACGCTGCGCCTGTATCCGACGGGGTGGCTGCTCCCCCGGCAGGCCGAGGCCGACGAGTGGCTGGACGGGGTGCGGATCCCGGCCGGCACGGACGTCCTCGTCTGCCCGTACCTCACCCACCGCGACCCCGACGTCTGGCCCGACCCCGACGCGTTCACGCCCGACCGGTTCCCGCCGCGGACGCCACCGCCCCCGGGGGCGTACCTCCCCTTCGGCATCGGTCCGCGCGCGTGCCTCGGCACCCGCTTCGCGATGCGGGAGATGGAGGTGCTGCTCGGGGCGCTCCTGCCGCGCTTCTCGATCGCGGCGACCGCGCCGGCGGGCGAGCCCGTCTTCGGGCTGAACCTCCGGCCGGACGGCCCGTTCCTCGCCCGCGTCCGCGCGCGCGGATGA